From Triticum aestivum cultivar Chinese Spring chromosome 4A, IWGSC CS RefSeq v2.1, whole genome shotgun sequence, a single genomic window includes:
- the LOC123082763 gene encoding uncharacterized protein, whose product MPLYFDVPSKLAPMYPLLNPTNNGTVYFAAGKLRENRSNGMCIPTGAEYLLELDIWCNVRESIISLVDRFDEPVIPNFVASNFCQYARVVDLDSHILMMEMRKQQSSKEHDGRADLPAHYYFNSRLAQSGIVDTVPEHHSGVIME is encoded by the exons atgcccttatactTCGACGTTCCAAGTAAATTAGCCCCAATGTACCCCCTTCTCAACCCCACCAATAATGGAACTGTCTACTTTGCGGCTGGCAAGCTCCGTGAGAACCGGAGCAACGGGATGTGCATCCCAACAGGAGCAGAATATCTACTCGAGCTCGACATATGGTGCAACGTCCGTGAGAGTATAATTTCTCTTGTGGACCGTTTTGACGAGCCTGTCATCCCCAACTTCGTCGCTTCCAATTTCTGCCAGTACGCTCGTGTCGTAGATCTCGATTCTCACATCTTGATGATGGAGATGAGGAAGCAGCAGTCTTCCAAGGAACATGATGGACGAGCTGATCTTCCAGCTCATTATTATTTTAACTCAAGACTAGCCCAGTCAG GCATTGTAGACACCGTTCCAGAGCACCATTCTGGAGTTATCATGGAGTGA